TCTGGGACGCCTACGCCGCCGTCGCCCCGACGGTCGAGACGGTGGCGACCGACGACATCCACGGCTCGGCGTGGCTCTCCGTGCGCGCGCTCGACGTCCTGCGGGACCGGGCAGCGGTGGCGGAGACGGCCGACGCCGTCGTCGCCGTCGCGCGCGAACTCCGGGCCGCCCGCCCGAGCATGGCCGCCGTCGCCAACCGCGTGAATCGGGTGATGGCCGAGACCGACCGGACGCCCGCGGCGATCCGGGACCGGGCACAGGCAGCGGCCGAGGCGGCACTCGACGCCGACGACGCGGCGGCAGCGCGGGCGGCCGAGCGCTGTGGCGCGTCGGTCGCCACCCTCTCGCGTTCCGGTACCGTCCGCGCGGCGATCCGCGAGGCGACCCCGTCGGTCCTGATCGGCGAGTCGCGCCCCGCCCGCGAGGGGGTCGACGTGGCCGCGGCTCTGGCCGACGACGGTCTGGACGTGACGCTGACGACGGACGCGGCGCTTTCGAGCGAACTCGCGGGGCGCGACCCGGATGCCGTCCTCGTCGGCGCCGACGCGGTGCTCGCGGACGGGAGCGTCGTCAACAAGGTCGGCACCCGCGGGCTCGCCCTCGCGGCCGCCCGCGAGGACGTGCCGGTGTACGCCGTCGCCGCCACGGACAAGGTGCGATCGGACGAGCGGTTCGAGGGCGAAACGGGTGACGACGCCGACCTCTACGACGGATCGGCACCGGTGATCGTCGCGAACCCCATCTTCGACCGGACGCCCGCCGACCTCGTGACCGGCGTGATCACGGAACGAGGGGTTCTCGACGCCGCGGCGGTCGGGGACGTGGCGGCCGAACACGAAACACACGCACGCTGGGACGAGGAGGAGAGCTGATTCGTCAGCAGGGGATCAGGCGCCGGGCACGCCCAGCGCCGACACCGAAGGGACGAGGGTCGGCG
This window of the Haloplanus rubicundus genome carries:
- a CDS encoding NUDIX domain-containing protein, which gives rise to MPHVVTCFPRHRTHVLLARRSDAVGTYAGRWAGISGYVEGDPADAEADARRELREETGVESATLVRAGDPLDVRDGDRTWTVHPFLFEVASRDIDPNEEIGAHEWVSPPVIRERETVPGLWDAYAAVAPTVETVATDDIHGSAWLSVRALDVLRDRAAVAETADAVVAVARELRAARPSMAAVANRVNRVMAETDRTPAAIRDRAQAAAEAALDADDAAAARAAERCGASVATLSRSGTVRAAIREATPSVLIGESRPAREGVDVAAALADDGLDVTLTTDAALSSELAGRDPDAVLVGADAVLADGSVVNKVGTRGLALAAAREDVPVYAVAATDKVRSDERFEGETGDDADLYDGSAPVIVANPIFDRTPADLVTGVITERGVLDAAAVGDVAAEHETHARWDEEES